In Phocoena phocoena chromosome 8, mPhoPho1.1, whole genome shotgun sequence, the following are encoded in one genomic region:
- the GNG3 gene encoding guanine nucleotide-binding protein G(I)/G(S)/G(O) subunit gamma-3 gives MKGETPVNSTMSIGQARKMVEQLKIEASLCRIKVSKAAADLMTYCDAHACEDPLITPVPTSENPFREKKFFCALL, from the exons ATGAAAGGGGAGACCCCTGTGAACAGCACTATGAGTATTGGGCAAGCCCGCAAGATGGTGGAACAGCTTAAGATTGAAGCCAGCTTGTGCCGGATAAAG GTGTCCAAGGCAGCAGCAGACCTGATGACTTATTGTGATGCCCACGCCTGTGAGGATCCCCTCATCACCCCTGTGCCCACTTCGGAGAACCCTTTCCGGGAGAAGAAATTCTTCTGTGCCCTCCTCTGA